A single Chlamydia suis DNA region contains:
- a CDS encoding ABC transporter ATP-binding protein — MKLLLKAVLRHKKHLVLLIFSLLSILGLTITSQAEIFSLGLIAKTGPDTFLLFGKQENNVLVKRKELSKEQLLEQWDHIVGDGDVLSVAQANTYIAKHSGSSQSITKRLSAYLSGCFDLSRLQYLAFFLVIVAILKSTTLFFQRFLAQLIAIRVSCSLRKDYFSALQTLPMTFFHAHDMGNLSSRVIADSSMIALAINSLMVNYIQAPITMALALIVCLSISWKFCACVCVAFPIFILPIIVIAKKIKALAKRIQKNQDHFTAVLLDFLLGILTVKVFRTEQFSFKKYCQKNDEIARLEERSAAYSLIPRPLLHTIAALFFAFVVMIGLYKFHIPPEELIVFCGLLYLIYDPIKKFADENATIMRGCAAAERFYEVLDFSKQQVCVSEQLNEFQGLQHSIQFCNVSFGYSEDRPVLSDFNLVLKKGEAIGIVGPTGSGKSTIAKLLPRLYEVSQGELLIDSLPIKSYSKNSLRKHIGCVLQHPFLFYDSVWNNLTCGRDFSEEEVIEALKQAHAYEFVCKMPQGVHSFLEESGKNLSGGQQQRLTIARALLHNTSILLLDEATSALDAISENYIKEMVEKLKGRCTQIIIAHKLSTLEHVDRIVYLDQGKKIAEGTKEELLTSCPAFQRMWGLSGAKDWELCSAMSKR; from the coding sequence ATGAAACTTCTTCTGAAAGCGGTTCTGAGGCATAAGAAGCATCTAGTTCTACTTATTTTTTCTCTTTTGTCTATATTAGGACTGACAATAACGTCCCAAGCGGAAATCTTCTCTTTGGGACTTATTGCTAAAACAGGCCCCGATACTTTCCTTCTTTTTGGAAAGCAAGAGAACAATGTTTTAGTTAAAAGAAAAGAACTTTCTAAAGAACAGCTTCTTGAGCAATGGGATCATATTGTTGGAGATGGTGATGTTCTTTCCGTGGCTCAGGCAAATACGTATATTGCAAAGCATTCTGGAAGTTCCCAATCCATAACAAAAAGGTTATCTGCTTATCTGTCTGGGTGTTTTGATCTTTCGCGCCTTCAGTATCTCGCGTTTTTTCTTGTGATTGTGGCTATTTTGAAGTCGACAACACTATTTTTCCAAAGATTTTTAGCGCAACTGATCGCTATTAGAGTGAGTTGTTCTTTACGTAAAGATTATTTCTCAGCTCTGCAAACGCTTCCAATGACTTTCTTTCATGCTCATGATATGGGGAATTTAAGCAGCCGAGTGATTGCAGACTCTTCTATGATTGCATTGGCGATCAATTCCCTGATGGTAAACTATATACAAGCGCCCATTACCATGGCGCTAGCTTTAATAGTATGTTTATCCATTTCTTGGAAATTTTGCGCTTGCGTGTGTGTGGCTTTCCCCATTTTTATTTTGCCTATCATTGTAATCGCTAAAAAAATCAAAGCTTTAGCCAAGCGGATTCAGAAAAATCAAGATCATTTTACAGCCGTATTGCTGGATTTTTTGTTAGGGATTCTCACTGTAAAAGTATTCCGAACGGAGCAGTTTTCTTTTAAAAAATATTGTCAGAAAAATGATGAAATTGCTCGTTTAGAAGAACGTAGTGCAGCCTATAGCTTAATTCCAAGACCTCTTCTTCATACCATTGCAGCCCTTTTCTTTGCCTTTGTTGTGATGATTGGGCTATATAAATTTCATATCCCGCCTGAAGAGCTGATTGTATTTTGTGGGTTGTTATATCTAATTTATGACCCGATTAAAAAATTCGCAGATGAAAATGCTACGATCATGCGGGGCTGTGCCGCTGCGGAGCGGTTTTATGAAGTTCTCGATTTTTCGAAGCAGCAGGTTTGTGTTTCCGAACAGCTAAACGAATTTCAAGGGCTACAACATAGCATACAGTTTTGTAACGTATCTTTCGGTTATTCGGAAGATAGACCCGTGCTTTCGGATTTCAATTTGGTATTAAAAAAAGGCGAGGCTATTGGTATCGTTGGTCCAACAGGATCTGGAAAATCTACAATAGCAAAGTTATTACCAAGACTTTATGAGGTCTCTCAGGGAGAATTGCTCATAGATTCGCTTCCTATCAAAAGTTATAGCAAAAACTCTCTAAGAAAACATATTGGCTGTGTGTTGCAACATCCATTTCTATTCTATGATAGCGTTTGGAATAATCTCACCTGCGGAAGAGATTTTTCAGAAGAAGAGGTTATCGAAGCCCTAAAGCAAGCTCATGCTTATGAATTTGTTTGTAAGATGCCTCAGGGAGTACATAGTTTTTTAGAAGAGTCTGGAAAAAATCTATCTGGGGGGCAACAGCAACGTTTGACTATCGCCAGAGCATTGCTTCATAACACCTCGATTCTCTTGCTTGATGAGGCAACATCAGCTCTTGATGCCATTAGCGAAAATTACATTAAAGAAATGGTAGAAAAATTAAAGGGGCGGTGTACGCAAATTATTATTGCTCACAAGCTTTCCACTCTTGAACATGTAGATCGTATTGTTTATTTGGATCAGGGGAAGAAAATAGCAGAAGGAACAAAAGAGGAACTACTGACTTCCTGTCCAGCCTTTCAGCGTATGTGGGGTTTATCTGGCGCTAAAGATTGGGAACTCTGTTCCGCTATGAGTAAAAGATAA
- a CDS encoding acetyl-CoA carboxylase carboxyltransferase subunit alpha, giving the protein MELLPHEKQVVEYEKTIAEFKEKNKENSLLSSSEIQKLEKRLDRLKEKIYSNLSPWERVQICRHPSRPRTVNYIEGMCEEFVELCGDRTFRDDPAVVGGFAKIQGQRFMLIGQEKGCDTNSRMHRNFGMLCPEGFRKALRLAKMAEKFGLPIIFLVDTPGAFPGLTAEERGQGWAIATNLFELARLATPIIVIVIGEGCSGGALGMAIGDVVAMLEHSYYSVISPEGCASILWKDPKKNSDAAAMLKMHGEDLKGFAIVDAVIKEPIGGAHHNPAATYCSVQEYILQEWLKLKDLPVEELLEKRYQKFRTIGLYETSSESGSEA; this is encoded by the coding sequence GTGGAACTACTTCCTCATGAAAAACAGGTTGTCGAATACGAAAAAACGATCGCCGAGTTTAAAGAAAAAAATAAAGAGAATAGCCTGCTTTCCTCTTCAGAGATTCAAAAATTGGAAAAACGTCTAGATAGATTAAAAGAAAAAATTTACTCTAATCTTTCTCCTTGGGAAAGAGTACAAATTTGCCGCCATCCTTCAAGACCTAGAACAGTTAATTACATTGAAGGTATGTGTGAGGAGTTTGTTGAACTTTGCGGAGATCGAACATTCCGTGATGATCCTGCAGTTGTTGGAGGATTTGCAAAGATTCAAGGACAACGCTTTATGCTGATAGGGCAGGAGAAAGGATGTGATACGAATTCTCGTATGCATCGCAATTTTGGAATGCTTTGTCCTGAAGGTTTCCGAAAAGCTTTGCGGTTAGCTAAAATGGCTGAAAAATTTGGCCTCCCCATTATCTTTTTAGTGGATACACCAGGAGCTTTTCCTGGATTGACAGCAGAAGAGCGGGGGCAAGGTTGGGCTATCGCAACAAATTTGTTTGAGCTAGCCAGACTAGCAACCCCAATCATTGTAATTGTTATTGGTGAAGGGTGTTCTGGAGGAGCTTTAGGAATGGCTATAGGGGATGTTGTAGCCATGCTAGAACACTCCTACTATTCTGTGATTTCTCCTGAGGGATGTGCTTCTATTCTATGGAAGGACCCGAAAAAAAATAGTGATGCTGCGGCCATGTTAAAAATGCATGGAGAGGATCTTAAAGGATTTGCTATTGTAGACGCTGTGATTAAAGAGCCCATAGGTGGAGCGCATCACAATCCCGCGGCCACGTACTGTAGTGTTCAAGAATATATCCTTCAAGAATGGCTTAAATTGAAAGATCTACCGGTAGAAGAGTTGCTGGAAAAACGATATCAGAAATTCCGAACGATAGGTCTATATGAAACTTCTTCTGAAAGCGGTTCTGAGGCATAA
- a CDS encoding HU family DNA-binding protein has translation MATMTKKKLISTISQDHKIHPNHVRTVIQNFLDKMTDALVQGDRLEFRDFGVLQVVERKPKVGRNPKNAAVPIHIPARRAVKFTPGKRMKRLIETPTKSS, from the coding sequence ATGGCAACGATGACTAAGAAGAAACTAATTAGTACGATATCTCAAGATCATAAAATACATCCTAATCACGTGAGAACTGTTATTCAGAATTTTTTAGATAAGATGACAGACGCTCTAGTTCAAGGGGATAGATTGGAGTTTAGAGATTTTGGGGTTTTGCAGGTTGTAGAAAGAAAACCAAAAGTTGGGCGTAACCCTAAAAATGCAGCAGTGCCTATTCATATCCCTGCTAGAAGAGCTGTAAAGTTCACTCCTGGCAAAAGAATGAAACGTTTGATTGAAACACCAACAAAATCTTCTTAG
- a CDS encoding N-acetylmuramoyl-L-alanine amidase family protein — MRYIRSSNIRRLSLMIERLCVKLWPRFVNSKILLLLIALTSSDSCFADASYVPKVSRNELIVIDPGHGGKDEGTADKELRYKEKSLALSIALSVQACLRRLGYKTIMTRSTDVYIDLSKRAAIANQNKADVFVSIHCNHSSNTSALGTEIYFYNDKNVLRTKKSESLGKSILAFMQKNGALRERKVKEGNFAVIRETTMPAVLVETGFLSNPKERAALLDSRYRSHLAKGIAEGIHAFILNRQVNKTSTTGSGVKQVHK, encoded by the coding sequence ATGAGGTATATCAGATCTTCAAACATCAGACGATTGTCTTTGATGATCGAGAGGTTGTGTGTGAAGCTTTGGCCTCGCTTTGTTAATTCGAAAATCTTACTTTTGCTAATTGCTCTGACTAGCTCAGATAGTTGTTTTGCGGATGCCAGCTATGTTCCTAAGGTTAGTCGAAATGAGCTGATTGTCATAGACCCTGGTCATGGGGGTAAAGATGAAGGGACTGCGGATAAAGAGCTGCGCTACAAAGAAAAATCGCTTGCTCTATCGATCGCTTTGAGTGTGCAAGCGTGTTTGCGTCGCCTAGGGTATAAGACGATCATGACAAGATCTACGGATGTTTACATAGATCTTAGTAAGCGGGCTGCAATAGCAAATCAAAATAAAGCAGATGTTTTTGTTAGTATTCATTGTAACCATTCCTCTAATACATCTGCTTTAGGTACTGAGATTTATTTTTATAATGATAAGAATGTGTTGAGAACTAAAAAATCAGAAAGCCTGGGGAAGTCGATTCTAGCTTTTATGCAAAAAAATGGAGCTTTGCGGGAGCGGAAAGTGAAAGAAGGAAATTTTGCTGTTATTCGAGAGACTACGATGCCAGCCGTTCTTGTGGAAACAGGGTTCCTTTCCAATCCAAAAGAGCGTGCTGCTCTTTTGGATTCCCGTTATCGCTCGCATTTGGCTAAAGGTATTGCGGAGGGGATACACGCTTTTATTCTAAATCGACAGGTTAACAAGACTTCAACAACGGGCTCGGGAGTGAAACAAGTACATAAATAA
- a CDS encoding UDP-N-acetylmuramoyl-L-alanyl-D-glutamate--2,6-diaminopimelate ligase has product MHLDQLLQNIPAKIYGKVESIPVRNLTRDSRCVGVGDIFIARQGRFCDGNDYSAQAVENGAIAVLSSLYNPFLSVVQIVAEDLVALEAYLAARFYKDPSKQLDVIGVTGTNGKTTVSCLVRELMEYKGRRTGLIGTIEHILGANRIIDSFTTPDAVLLQKYFAEMVKQNLSTAVMEVSSIGLSLGRVRETKFLAGVLTNISLDHLDFHGSFEEYVAAKQQLFAALPEQGIAVVNLDCQYAQSFLASSPARGVSYAVHQEADYRATNLRFSSSGSSCDIWYQGEVFPCETSLVGEHNVYNILAALAVVHQILGGDLAELVRYVRHLSAPKGRLDPVLSGPCPVYIDYAHTPDALDNVCKILSQLLPKDGRLIIVFGCGGDRDRSKRPLMAKVSERYGFSVVTSDNPRTEDPERIIADICSGFSTDCYVVEGDRKLAIIKAMSMASDKDIVLVAGKGHEVYQIFKHQTIVFDDREVVCEALASLC; this is encoded by the coding sequence ATGCATTTAGACCAACTTCTTCAGAATATTCCGGCTAAGATCTATGGGAAAGTTGAGTCTATTCCTGTTAGGAATTTGACTCGAGATTCTCGTTGTGTTGGGGTAGGAGATATTTTCATCGCTCGTCAAGGACGGTTTTGTGACGGCAATGATTATTCAGCTCAAGCTGTTGAAAATGGGGCGATTGCAGTTCTTTCTTCTTTATATAATCCATTCCTATCGGTTGTTCAAATTGTTGCAGAAGATCTGGTGGCTTTAGAAGCTTATTTGGCCGCGAGGTTCTATAAAGATCCTTCGAAACAGCTGGACGTTATAGGGGTTACAGGCACTAATGGGAAGACGACGGTTTCGTGTCTAGTTAGAGAGCTTATGGAATATAAGGGACGGCGAACGGGACTCATTGGAACTATAGAACACATTTTAGGAGCGAATAGAATTATTGATAGTTTTACGACTCCTGATGCCGTTTTACTACAAAAATACTTTGCTGAAATGGTTAAACAGAACTTGTCGACAGCTGTTATGGAAGTGTCGTCGATAGGTCTTTCTCTTGGAAGAGTCCGCGAAACGAAGTTTTTAGCGGGCGTTTTAACAAATATCTCGTTAGATCATCTAGATTTTCATGGCTCTTTTGAGGAATATGTAGCGGCTAAGCAACAGCTGTTTGCTGCTCTCCCAGAACAAGGTATTGCGGTTGTTAATTTAGATTGCCAGTACGCGCAAAGCTTTTTAGCAAGTTCTCCTGCTAGAGGTGTTTCCTATGCTGTGCATCAAGAGGCTGATTATCGTGCTACAAATTTGAGGTTTTCTTCTTCAGGATCTAGTTGTGATATTTGGTATCAGGGAGAAGTCTTCCCTTGCGAAACCTCTTTGGTGGGAGAGCACAATGTGTATAACATTTTAGCAGCTTTGGCGGTGGTGCATCAGATTTTGGGAGGAGATTTGGCGGAGCTTGTGCGTTATGTTCGTCACTTGTCTGCTCCAAAAGGACGGCTGGACCCAGTTTTATCTGGTCCTTGTCCCGTTTATATTGATTATGCGCATACTCCAGATGCGCTAGACAATGTGTGTAAAATTTTGTCGCAGCTCCTTCCTAAAGATGGTCGGTTAATTATTGTGTTCGGATGTGGAGGAGATAGAGATCGTAGTAAGCGGCCTCTCATGGCAAAAGTTTCTGAGCGCTACGGATTTTCTGTTGTTACTTCAGATAATCCCAGAACCGAAGATCCAGAACGAATTATTGCTGATATTTGTTCGGGTTTTTCAACAGATTGCTATGTTGTTGAAGGTGATAGAAAATTAGCCATCATTAAAGCGATGTCAATGGCTTCGGATAAGGATATTGTGCTAGTTGCAGGGAAAGGACATGAGGTATATCAGATCTTCAAACATCAGACGATTGTCTTTGATGATCGAGAGGTTGTGTGTGAAGCTTTGGCCTCGCTTTGTTAA
- a CDS encoding peptidoglycan D,D-transpeptidase FtsI family protein, whose product MNYRRQLTLIVVGVLSLYALLIVRYYKIQICDGERWAAEAASQHEFRVKDPFRRGTFFANTSLRKGEKEQFQPLAIDVTKFHLCLDAVVIPEAYRDEIARMVVVMVGEGDYQRIRSEFDKKSRYRKLYVSLDVSIRDRILAWWKPFAIKHKIPANALFFISDYQRSYPFGKLLGQVLHTLREVKDEKSGEAFPTGGLEAYFNHLLEGENGERKLQRSPLNRLDVDKVTKIPRDGSDIYLTIDANIQTIAEQEIAVGVLEARARSGRVVVLNSHTGEILALAQYPFFNPERYREFFNCEDSIEDTKVKAVSDVFEPGSIMKPLTIAIGLLANEESQKRYGETLFDPNEPIDVTRRLFPGRQKMPLRDIVSNRCLNMYMAIQKSSNVYMAQLADRIVQKLGADWYEQRLQSFGFGKKTGIELPAEAVGLVPSRKRFHKNGTPEWSLSTPYSLAMGYNLLATSMQMVQAYAVFGNGGFLVRPTLVKKIISPSGKEIHLAAKPEKTRLLSEKVVSEVVRAMKFTTSVGGTGFRAAPKGYSSAGKTGTTEKLVNGRYDKKRHIASFIGITPITALSETAVPLVILVSIDDPAHGVREDGTKNYMGGRCAAPVFSRIASRVLPYLGVPEDKQQHACQEEIVQLKSLYEEWNRK is encoded by the coding sequence ATGAACTACCGTAGACAATTAACTCTAATCGTTGTTGGGGTTTTGTCTCTGTACGCACTCTTAATAGTTCGTTATTACAAAATTCAAATTTGTGATGGAGAGCGTTGGGCTGCGGAAGCGGCAAGTCAGCACGAGTTTCGTGTCAAAGACCCATTTCGAAGAGGAACGTTTTTTGCGAACACCAGCTTGCGCAAAGGTGAAAAAGAACAGTTCCAGCCATTAGCCATTGATGTCACTAAGTTTCATTTGTGTTTGGATGCAGTGGTTATTCCTGAAGCATACCGAGACGAGATCGCTCGTATGGTTGTTGTTATGGTTGGAGAAGGAGATTATCAGAGAATCCGCAGTGAGTTTGATAAAAAATCACGCTACCGCAAGTTATACGTTTCGCTAGATGTTTCTATTCGAGATCGGATTTTAGCTTGGTGGAAACCGTTTGCTATCAAACATAAAATTCCGGCTAACGCGCTATTTTTTATTAGTGATTACCAACGATCATATCCCTTTGGAAAGCTTCTAGGACAAGTTTTACATACTTTGCGAGAAGTAAAAGATGAAAAATCTGGAGAAGCGTTCCCTACCGGGGGGTTAGAAGCTTATTTTAATCATTTGTTAGAGGGAGAAAATGGTGAACGTAAGTTACAGCGCTCTCCTTTAAATCGTTTAGATGTAGATAAGGTAACGAAAATTCCTAGAGATGGGAGTGATATTTATTTAACGATAGACGCGAATATTCAAACGATTGCGGAACAAGAAATTGCTGTGGGAGTATTGGAGGCTAGGGCTCGCAGTGGACGAGTTGTTGTGCTCAATTCGCATACAGGAGAGATTCTTGCTTTAGCGCAATATCCTTTTTTTAATCCTGAGAGGTATCGAGAATTTTTTAATTGCGAGGACAGCATAGAAGACACTAAAGTCAAAGCTGTTAGCGATGTTTTTGAGCCAGGATCTATCATGAAGCCATTGACCATTGCTATAGGTTTGTTGGCAAATGAAGAATCGCAAAAACGTTATGGAGAAACTCTTTTCGATCCCAATGAACCTATAGATGTCACTCGACGCTTGTTTCCTGGACGTCAAAAAATGCCTCTTCGAGACATTGTGAGCAATCGATGCTTAAATATGTACATGGCAATTCAGAAATCTTCCAATGTGTATATGGCGCAACTAGCAGATCGCATTGTGCAAAAATTGGGGGCGGATTGGTATGAACAGCGTCTACAGAGTTTTGGTTTTGGGAAGAAAACAGGAATAGAATTGCCGGCAGAGGCTGTGGGGTTGGTCCCTTCAAGAAAGCGTTTTCATAAAAATGGGACACCAGAATGGTCTTTGTCAACGCCGTATTCCTTGGCTATGGGTTATAATTTACTCGCCACGAGCATGCAAATGGTGCAAGCTTACGCTGTTTTTGGCAATGGCGGGTTTTTGGTGCGTCCTACACTGGTCAAAAAAATTATTTCGCCTTCTGGAAAAGAAATACATCTAGCAGCAAAGCCTGAAAAAACTCGATTACTTTCCGAAAAAGTTGTTTCGGAGGTCGTGAGGGCGATGAAATTCACAACTTCTGTAGGAGGGACAGGCTTCCGTGCTGCTCCTAAGGGCTATTCTAGTGCGGGGAAAACGGGGACGACCGAAAAGCTTGTCAACGGGCGTTATGATAAAAAACGGCATATAGCTTCGTTTATTGGGATTACTCCTATAACAGCGTTATCAGAAACTGCGGTCCCTTTAGTTATCCTTGTTTCTATTGATGATCCTGCACATGGAGTTAGAGAAGATGGCACAAAAAACTACATGGGGGGACGGTGTGCTGCACCGGTTTTTTCTAGAATAGCATCTCGGGTGTTGCCGTATTTAGGCGTGCCGGAAGATAAACAACAGCACGCCTGTCAAGAAGAGATTGTCCAGCTGAAAAGTTTATACGAAGAGTGGAATCGTAAGTAG
- the rsmH gene encoding 16S rRNA (cytosine(1402)-N(4))-methyltransferase RsmH, giving the protein MTDAIPHIPVLVKETLSLFQDRNPTTFCDVTVGAGGHAEAFLTAFSSIKRYDGSDRDQSALTLSEQRLRPFKERISLRHASFEEVDALTSDGMYDGVLADLGVSSMQLTDLERGFSFQGEEHPLDMRMDVSRGITASEALNSLREEEIGTIFREYGEEPFWRSAAAAVVHFRKKKKILTVKDLKDAMSGVFPSYRLRKKIHPLTLIFQALRIYVNQEGAQLKVLLNSALRWLSPGGRLAIISFCSLDDRPVKWAFREAESKGLGRVLTKKVIMPTYEETRKNPRSRSAKLRCFEKM; this is encoded by the coding sequence GTGACAGATGCTATTCCTCATATCCCTGTTTTGGTAAAAGAGACTCTTTCTTTATTCCAGGACCGAAATCCTACAACTTTCTGCGATGTTACTGTTGGTGCTGGTGGTCATGCAGAAGCTTTTCTAACAGCATTTTCTTCGATAAAACGTTATGATGGATCGGATAGAGATCAGTCTGCTTTGACATTGTCGGAACAACGGTTGCGCCCTTTTAAAGAGCGAATAAGTTTGCGGCATGCTTCTTTTGAAGAGGTTGATGCTTTGACTTCTGATGGAATGTATGATGGAGTGCTAGCAGATTTAGGAGTTTCCTCTATGCAGTTAACAGATCTTGAACGAGGATTTAGTTTTCAGGGAGAGGAGCATCCCCTAGATATGCGAATGGACGTTTCTCGAGGAATTACTGCTAGCGAAGCGTTGAATTCTTTACGAGAAGAGGAAATCGGAACTATCTTTCGAGAGTATGGAGAAGAACCTTTTTGGAGGAGCGCAGCGGCTGCGGTGGTCCATTTTAGAAAAAAGAAAAAGATTTTGACGGTTAAGGATTTGAAGGATGCAATGTCCGGAGTTTTTCCTTCTTATCGATTGCGCAAGAAGATTCATCCGTTAACATTGATATTTCAAGCTTTACGCATCTATGTTAATCAAGAGGGGGCGCAATTAAAAGTTTTATTAAACTCGGCTTTGCGTTGGTTAAGCCCTGGTGGACGCCTGGCTATCATTTCTTTCTGTAGTTTAGATGATCGTCCTGTCAAATGGGCTTTTAGAGAGGCTGAGTCTAAGGGCCTTGGTCGTGTGTTGACTAAAAAGGTAATCATGCCAACTTATGAAGAAACAAGGAAAAATCCTCGATCACGTTCGGCTAAGTTGCGTTGTTTTGAGAAAATGTAG
- a CDS encoding DUF5399 family protein codes for MVEIFNYSTSVYEKHSSTNKLVNDFRKEIQMEGAAIRDIAKHAKILDMTPKPSALSTLMQTDKKTCWASFAPPAKFHKQRFSTPYLVPSLGSPDQQDQDMEKISSYLKVLTRGKFSYRSTTAPLTRRGKRHPDREDLEEEAANEEEQEESLVREGKILLRALDQGIKSSNLLIDYVISRIFQFVQG; via the coding sequence ATGGTCGAGATTTTTAACTACAGCACCTCGGTATACGAGAAGCATAGCTCTACAAATAAGCTCGTTAATGATTTCCGTAAAGAAATTCAGATGGAAGGTGCGGCTATTCGCGACATAGCTAAGCACGCTAAAATCTTAGATATGACGCCGAAGCCTTCAGCTCTGTCGACGCTTATGCAAACCGACAAGAAAACTTGCTGGGCCTCCTTTGCTCCTCCTGCAAAGTTTCACAAACAACGATTTTCTACTCCCTATCTGGTCCCATCTCTCGGCTCTCCGGACCAACAAGATCAAGACATGGAAAAAATTTCCTCTTACCTAAAGGTTTTAACCAGAGGCAAATTCTCTTATCGCTCAACAACAGCCCCTCTTACAAGAAGAGGCAAACGCCATCCTGATCGAGAAGATCTGGAAGAAGAAGCTGCTAACGAAGAGGAGCAAGAGGAATCTTTAGTTCGCGAAGGAAAGATACTGCTTAGAGCATTAGATCAAGGAATCAAAAGCTCGAATCTTCTAATCGACTACGTTATTTCCCGCATTTTTCAATTTGTACAGGGTTAA
- a CDS encoding type III secretion chaperone, whose translation MLDNEWKAILGWGDEELEELRISGYSFLRQGHYQKAILFFEALTILDPLSVYDFQTLGGLYLQINENTKALAVLDQALRMQGDHLPTLLNKTKALFCLKRIEEASAIASYLTSCPDPVIANDAEALLLSYVKTPLTSVR comes from the coding sequence ATGTTAGACAATGAGTGGAAAGCTATTTTAGGATGGGGAGATGAAGAACTCGAGGAGCTTCGCATTTCTGGCTATTCGTTTCTTCGACAAGGACATTATCAAAAAGCGATTCTTTTTTTTGAAGCGCTCACTATTCTGGACCCTTTGAGTGTTTATGATTTTCAGACTTTAGGAGGGCTTTACCTACAAATCAACGAAAATACCAAAGCGCTCGCCGTATTGGATCAAGCTTTGCGTATGCAAGGAGATCATCTTCCAACCCTTCTCAATAAAACTAAAGCTCTGTTTTGTCTCAAACGTATAGAAGAAGCGTCGGCAATAGCTTCCTACTTAACCTCTTGTCCTGATCCCGTTATTGCCAACGATGCGGAAGCTTTATTACTTAGCTATGTGAAAACTCCTTTAACTTCCGTTCGATAG
- the dnaA gene encoding chromosomal replication initiator protein DnaA: protein MLTCNDCSTWEQFINYIKTRCSKTAFENWIAPIQVLEESREKIRLEIPNIFVQSYLLDNYKRDLCSFVPLDAEGNPALEFVVAEIKRSSPPVAPAITKPAAETSEENKDFQLKLNGAYRFDNFIEGPSNQFVKSAALGIAARPGRSYNPLFIHGGVGLGKTHLLHAVGHYVREHHKNLRIHCITTEAFINDLVHHLRVKSIDKMKNFYRSLDLLLVDDIQFLQNRQNFEEEFCNTFETLIHLSKQIVVTSDKPPGQLKLSERIITRMEWGLVAHVGVPDLETRVAILQHKAEQKGLNIPNEIAFYIADHVYGNVRQLEGAINKLTAYCLLFNKPLTETTVRDTLKELFRAPSKQKVSVESILKSVATVFQVKIQDLKGTSRAKNVPLARQVAMYLAKTLITDSLVAIGAAFGKTHSTVLYACKTIEQKIEKDALLKNQISLCKNNIAVDSPQHFV, encoded by the coding sequence ATGTTAACTTGCAACGATTGCAGCACGTGGGAGCAGTTCATTAATTATATTAAGACTCGCTGCTCCAAAACAGCTTTTGAAAACTGGATTGCCCCTATCCAAGTACTAGAAGAATCTAGAGAAAAAATTAGATTAGAAATTCCAAATATATTCGTTCAAAGTTATTTACTAGATAACTACAAAAGAGATCTTTGCTCTTTTGTCCCTCTAGATGCAGAAGGAAATCCGGCCCTTGAGTTTGTCGTTGCAGAAATCAAGCGTTCTTCTCCTCCGGTAGCTCCAGCTATTACCAAGCCGGCCGCAGAAACCTCAGAAGAAAATAAAGATTTTCAATTAAAACTGAATGGAGCTTATCGCTTTGATAACTTCATAGAAGGACCTTCTAACCAGTTTGTAAAATCTGCTGCCCTGGGGATTGCTGCCCGCCCAGGAAGATCTTATAATCCCCTATTTATTCATGGAGGAGTGGGACTAGGTAAAACCCACCTGCTTCATGCTGTTGGACATTATGTTCGAGAACACCATAAAAATCTCCGCATACACTGTATCACGACGGAGGCTTTTATTAATGATTTGGTTCATCATTTGCGAGTTAAATCTATTGATAAAATGAAAAATTTTTATCGATCTTTGGATCTCCTTCTCGTCGATGATATTCAGTTTTTACAAAATCGCCAAAATTTCGAAGAAGAATTTTGTAATACCTTCGAGACTTTAATCCATTTATCCAAACAAATTGTCGTAACTAGCGATAAACCTCCTGGTCAACTCAAATTATCCGAACGCATCATTACTCGGATGGAATGGGGGCTTGTCGCTCACGTTGGAGTTCCTGATTTGGAAACTAGGGTTGCGATTTTACAACATAAAGCTGAGCAAAAAGGACTCAATATTCCTAATGAGATCGCTTTTTATATAGCAGATCACGTTTACGGAAATGTTCGTCAGCTCGAAGGCGCAATTAACAAACTTACAGCATATTGTCTCTTGTTTAATAAACCTTTAACAGAGACTACTGTTCGGGACACTTTAAAAGAGCTTTTCCGCGCTCCGTCTAAGCAGAAAGTTTCTGTTGAGAGCATTTTAAAGAGTGTTGCAACAGTATTTCAGGTGAAAATTCAGGATCTTAAAGGGACTTCTAGGGCTAAAAATGTTCCGTTAGCTCGCCAGGTTGCTATGTATTTGGCGAAAACTTTAATTACGGATTCTCTTGTTGCAATTGGCGCTGCTTTTGGAAAAACTCACTCAACAGTTCTTTATGCTTGCAAGACAATCGAACAGAAGATAGAAAAAGACGCTCTGCTAAAAAATCAAATTAGCTTATGCAAGAATAATATAGCAGTAGACTCACCTCAACACTTTGTGTAG